The following proteins are co-located in the bacterium genome:
- a CDS encoding flippase has protein sequence MHKPPSTGRMLKFTGWNLFGLCAPMAVAFFALPPLRGRMGEDIYGAFMFLLTVINYLSILDLGLGRAVTQSMSARIASRKTEELPAIFWTAMAMMLAFALIGMAVFFPLIPSIVCKWSRIPAGLQADAAYTLFAAGFGTPFLVLAACLVGVLEAHQKFKLINIIRLPMQTYTFLGPLAVALVSHSLLAPVVALLAGKAVECAIYFTACLWDVPVLRRGICFQRKLVRQLFVLGGWMSVSSIAMLVLNQINSALMFALLPVAMVGFYATIAEMVIRLLIFPRAVVSVLFPSFSAQHVMVEGTLADLYAKGVKSLLIFSFPVILMLFAFAGEALTVWQDAAFSAESAGVMRWLTAGIFVYSLSFVPFSLLQGVGRPDVSAKLHLVEIPLTIVLAWSLMKHFGMQGAGGAWFIRCGFETVAMALLANRYAPGSGRAIRRSAGMIGVALLFMGAMALIPSFLIRLALYPVELAAFLLLSWRWLLTAAERVALADALRKLRF, from the coding sequence TTGCATAAGCCGCCTTCAACAGGCCGGATGCTGAAGTTTACCGGTTGGAATCTATTCGGGTTATGCGCGCCCATGGCCGTGGCCTTCTTTGCCTTGCCACCGTTGCGGGGGCGGATGGGCGAAGACATCTATGGCGCCTTCATGTTTCTCCTGACGGTGATCAATTACCTGTCGATCCTTGATTTAGGGCTTGGCCGGGCCGTGACGCAATCCATGTCCGCCCGGATCGCGAGCCGGAAGACAGAGGAGTTGCCCGCCATTTTCTGGACGGCCATGGCGATGATGCTGGCGTTCGCCCTGATTGGGATGGCGGTGTTCTTTCCGCTCATTCCCTCCATTGTCTGCAAATGGAGCCGGATTCCTGCGGGACTGCAGGCGGATGCCGCTTATACGCTGTTTGCGGCCGGGTTCGGTACGCCCTTCCTGGTTCTGGCGGCTTGTCTGGTAGGAGTGCTGGAAGCGCATCAGAAGTTCAAGCTGATTAATATTATCCGGCTGCCGATGCAGACGTACACCTTTCTTGGCCCTCTGGCCGTCGCGCTGGTATCGCACAGCCTGTTGGCACCGGTGGTCGCCTTGCTGGCCGGGAAAGCCGTGGAATGCGCCATCTATTTTACGGCCTGCCTGTGGGATGTCCCCGTGTTGCGGCGGGGCATCTGCTTCCAGCGGAAACTGGTCCGTCAGTTATTTGTGCTCGGGGGCTGGATGTCAGTCTCCAGCATCGCGATGCTGGTGTTGAATCAGATCAACAGTGCGCTGATGTTTGCGCTGCTGCCGGTCGCCATGGTCGGGTTTTATGCCACCATCGCCGAGATGGTGATCCGGCTGTTGATTTTCCCGCGGGCGGTGGTGTCGGTGTTGTTTCCCTCTTTTTCCGCCCAGCATGTGATGGTCGAGGGAACCCTGGCCGACCTGTATGCCAAGGGGGTCAAGAGTCTGCTGATTTTTTCGTTCCCGGTGATCCTGATGCTGTTCGCGTTTGCCGGTGAAGCCCTGACGGTGTGGCAGGATGCCGCGTTTTCGGCGGAGAGCGCCGGGGTGATGCGCTGGCTGACGGCAGGGATTTTTGTGTATAGCTTGTCCTTCGTGCCCTTTTCCCTGCTGCAGGGAGTCGGACGTCCGGATGTCAGCGCCAAGTTGCATCTGGTCGAAATCCCGCTCACCATCGTGCTGGCCTGGAGTTTGATGAAGCATTTCGGGATGCAAGGCGCAGGGGGTGCCTGGTTCATCCGTTGCGGTTTCGAAACCGTAGCCATGGCCCTTCTGGCGAACCGGTATGCGCCCGGCTCAGGACGTGCGATACGGCGGTCTGCGGGAATGATCGGGGTGGCGTTGCTGTTCATGGGCGCGATGGCCTTGATTCCCTCGTTCCTGATAAGGCTGGCCCTCTACCCGGTGGAACTGGCGGCCTTTCTGCTGCTGAGCTGGCGCTGGTTGCTGACGGCGGCGGAGCGGGTGGCCTTGGCGGACGCCCTGCGCAAGCTAAGGTTTTGA
- a CDS encoding ATP-dependent 6-phosphofructokinase, whose product MDMKIDSLGEARIASPLRRTVNEKIRIPYQIAYEAGKVAPEAITFEIAGPRANLFFDKTKVKAGIVTCGGLCPGLNNVIRSVYYELTHAYGVQEVYGFRYGYQGLDPVRASDPLRLTAEFVDPIHRQGGTVLGTSRGPVDPVLAIDNLIKRGINVLFCVGGDGTQRGAYTLHQEAERRGYPLAVVGIPKTIDNDVGFVARTFGYLTAVDEVRGILDCAHQEARSVFNGVSLVKVMGRHAGFIAAGASIASQDVNFTLIPEVPFALEGPGGFLEAVKARILKRAHAVIVVAEGAGQDLLAQQGSGKDASGNVKLGDIGIFLREQLETCFKKAGVPMVFRYFDPSYMIRSQAANPADSVLCDLYARNAVHAAMAGKTGLVIGLLHDTYIHVPVEACVAEKKRLDPDGDSWRAVLAATGQPDRFI is encoded by the coding sequence ATGGACATGAAGATTGATTCACTGGGTGAGGCACGCATTGCCTCGCCTCTGCGGCGGACGGTGAACGAGAAGATCCGGATTCCTTATCAGATTGCGTATGAGGCCGGCAAGGTGGCGCCGGAGGCCATTACCTTTGAGATCGCCGGCCCCCGGGCCAACCTGTTCTTTGATAAAACCAAGGTCAAGGCGGGCATTGTCACCTGCGGGGGGTTGTGTCCGGGTCTGAATAATGTCATCCGCTCGGTGTATTACGAACTCACCCATGCCTATGGCGTGCAGGAGGTCTACGGGTTCCGTTACGGGTATCAGGGATTGGATCCGGTGCGGGCGAGTGATCCGCTGCGGCTGACCGCGGAGTTTGTGGATCCGATTCATCGACAGGGCGGAACGGTATTGGGCACGTCGCGGGGACCGGTGGATCCGGTCCTGGCCATAGATAATCTGATAAAGCGCGGGATCAATGTACTGTTTTGTGTGGGCGGGGATGGAACGCAGCGTGGGGCCTATACGCTGCACCAGGAGGCTGAGCGGCGCGGGTATCCCTTGGCCGTGGTCGGCATTCCCAAGACCATTGACAACGATGTGGGTTTTGTGGCCCGCACCTTCGGGTACCTGACGGCGGTGGATGAAGTCCGCGGGATCCTGGACTGCGCCCATCAGGAGGCCCGCAGTGTTTTTAACGGCGTCAGCCTGGTCAAGGTGATGGGACGCCATGCCGGATTTATCGCGGCTGGGGCGTCCATTGCCAGTCAGGATGTCAATTTCACCCTGATCCCGGAAGTCCCCTTTGCCCTTGAAGGGCCCGGGGGATTCCTGGAAGCGGTGAAGGCGCGTATCCTCAAGCGGGCGCATGCGGTGATCGTGGTCGCCGAAGGGGCCGGCCAGGATCTGCTGGCGCAGCAGGGTAGCGGGAAAGATGCCTCTGGCAATGTGAAGTTGGGTGATATCGGGATCTTCCTCCGGGAACAGCTGGAGACTTGTTTCAAAAAGGCCGGGGTGCCCATGGTGTTCCGCTACTTCGATCCCAGTTATATGATCCGGAGCCAGGCGGCGAATCCGGCGGATTCGGTCCTCTGTGACTTGTATGCGCGCAATGCGGTTCATGCCGCCATGGCCGGCAAGACCGGACTGGTGATTGGATTGCTCCATGATACCTATATTCACGTACCGGTCGAGGCGTGCGTGGCTGAGAAAAAACGACTGGATCCTGATGGCGACTCGTGGCGTGCCGTTTTGGCGGCAACCGGACAGCCGGACCGGTTCATTTGA
- a CDS encoding energy-coupling factor transporter transmembrane component T, translating into MDLSRYLEIGTMDALGRLDSPVHRLDARAQLITTFGFILVVMSYSRYEVAALMPLFLYPATLLVLGRLSLRYLVRKVAIAAPFAIFVGMCNPWLDRQVLAMIGPYPLTGGWLSFSSILVRFGLTVSAAIILVACTGIHRLCAGGERLGLPRVFVVQLLFLYRYFFVIGDEGGRMVRGVAMRSAGGRAPGVRTYAILVGQLLLRAMDRAQRIYRAMAARGFEGNVHVLRQACWGWAETSFVLGWLAFFVSVRVWNVPVLFGHWITGGAG; encoded by the coding sequence GTGGACTTAAGCCGTTACCTGGAAATCGGGACCATGGATGCCTTGGGGCGACTCGATTCGCCCGTGCATCGTCTGGATGCCCGGGCTCAGCTGATCACCACCTTTGGGTTTATCCTGGTGGTGATGTCGTATTCCCGGTATGAGGTGGCCGCCCTGATGCCGCTGTTCCTTTATCCTGCCACCCTGCTGGTGCTGGGCAGGCTCTCGCTGCGCTATCTCGTCAGGAAGGTGGCGATCGCCGCGCCCTTTGCCATCTTTGTGGGAATGTGTAACCCCTGGCTGGATCGTCAGGTGCTGGCAATGATCGGCCCTTATCCGCTGACGGGCGGCTGGCTGTCGTTCAGTTCCATTCTGGTGCGGTTTGGCCTGACGGTCAGTGCCGCCATTATTCTGGTCGCCTGTACGGGGATTCATCGGCTATGTGCCGGGGGTGAGCGGCTGGGGCTGCCCCGCGTCTTTGTCGTCCAGTTGCTGTTCCTGTACCGGTATTTCTTTGTGATCGGGGATGAGGGCGGCCGGATGGTGCGCGGGGTGGCGATGCGTTCCGCAGGTGGGCGGGCGCCCGGGGTGAGGACCTATGCCATTCTGGTTGGCCAGCTCCTGCTGCGCGCCATGGACCGGGCTCAGCGGATCTACCGCGCCATGGCGGCCCGCGGGTTTGAGGGGAATGTCCACGTCCTGCGGCAAGCCTGTTGGGGCTGGGCCGAAACCAGCTTTGTTCTGGGCTGGCTTGCTTTTTTCGTGAGTGTAAGGGTGTGGAATGTGCCGGTGCTATTTGGGCATTGGATTACGGGGGGTGCAGGATGA
- a CDS encoding ABC transporter ATP-binding protein — protein MKPSQVEITDLVYTYPDGTEALKGVSLSIAQGECVAIIGGNGAGKSTLLQHLNGYLMPTSGEVRVGEQVLTRESAKVIRRSVGMVFQDPDDQLFMPTVLEDVAFGPLNLGLSPQEAERQAMGALERVGMAHLRERPPYKLSAGEKRAVAIATALAGLPEVLVMDEPSSNLDPRGRRRLIEWLKTFEHTRMIATHDLELVVEICPRVMVMDHGRVVVAGLTSVILGDEDLMLRHGLEKPHSLKHHHPHGASYSAG, from the coding sequence ATGAAGCCGAGTCAGGTTGAAATCACAGATCTGGTCTATACTTATCCCGATGGAACGGAGGCGCTGAAAGGGGTGTCGCTTTCCATTGCGCAGGGGGAATGTGTGGCGATCATCGGGGGGAACGGGGCCGGAAAATCAACCCTGCTCCAGCACCTGAATGGCTATCTGATGCCCACCTCCGGCGAGGTCCGGGTGGGGGAACAGGTGCTGACACGGGAATCCGCAAAAGTGATCCGCCGCTCCGTCGGGATGGTGTTTCAGGATCCTGATGATCAGTTATTCATGCCGACGGTGCTCGAGGACGTGGCTTTCGGGCCACTGAATCTGGGGCTGTCGCCCCAGGAAGCGGAGCGGCAGGCCATGGGGGCGTTGGAGCGGGTGGGAATGGCTCATTTACGGGAACGTCCCCCGTATAAATTGTCGGCCGGTGAGAAGCGGGCGGTGGCGATTGCCACGGCACTGGCCGGGTTGCCGGAGGTGCTGGTCATGGATGAGCCCTCCTCGAATCTGGATCCCCGCGGGCGTCGTCGTCTGATTGAATGGTTAAAGACGTTTGAGCATACCCGGATGATTGCCACCCACGATCTCGAACTGGTTGTTGAAATCTGTCCGCGGGTGATGGTGATGGATCACGGCCGGGTGGTGGTGGCCGGCCTCACGTCCGTGATTCTAGGTGATGAGGACCTGATGCTCAGGCATGGGCTTGAAAAGCCGCATAGCCTGAAGCATCACCATCCGCATGGGGCCAGTTACTCGGCGGGCTGA
- a CDS encoding CsgG/HfaB family protein: MKRTLITWTSILAVAISSCAFAADDAKGGLKYSITVSKFENRAGWSGQWDIGDAWGSVMTDALQGSGKFIVLGEKDMRGEAMLEQDLAASGRTAGGKMAPKTGQMTPAQLLVKGEITHVQSSTSGGGGGFNFKGIHLGGDADTAEINVTIYIVDSQTGQVKASTKVVGKAGRKGLGIGYSGSELGGLTGAFDGFKKDNVGKACEDAVGQAVEFLIKQLDKIPWTGSVVSANKGKIIINRGSREGVAVGQAFTVGTLEVTTDPDSGEVLDSSVTKVASIKAATVKEKISICEAVGDGSKIEKGMGIQPAE; the protein is encoded by the coding sequence ATGAAAAGAACCCTGATCACATGGACCTCCATTCTGGCTGTTGCAATATCAAGTTGCGCGTTTGCCGCCGACGACGCCAAGGGAGGATTGAAGTACTCGATTACCGTCAGCAAATTTGAGAATAGAGCCGGCTGGTCCGGCCAATGGGATATCGGGGACGCCTGGGGGTCCGTCATGACGGACGCCCTGCAGGGCTCCGGCAAGTTTATCGTACTGGGCGAGAAAGACATGCGCGGGGAAGCCATGCTGGAACAGGATCTTGCCGCATCAGGGCGTACTGCGGGCGGCAAAATGGCCCCCAAAACCGGTCAGATGACCCCGGCCCAATTGTTGGTTAAAGGCGAAATCACCCACGTCCAAAGTTCCACATCCGGCGGGGGCGGCGGCTTTAACTTTAAAGGCATCCATCTCGGGGGCGACGCAGACACGGCCGAAATTAACGTCACGATTTACATCGTGGATTCTCAAACAGGACAGGTGAAGGCCTCCACCAAGGTGGTGGGCAAGGCCGGCCGTAAGGGACTGGGGATCGGGTATTCAGGCTCGGAACTCGGCGGGCTGACCGGTGCCTTTGATGGCTTCAAGAAGGATAATGTCGGCAAGGCCTGTGAGGATGCGGTCGGTCAGGCCGTCGAGTTCCTGATCAAACAGCTCGATAAGATTCCCTGGACCGGCTCCGTGGTCTCGGCCAACAAGGGCAAAATCATCATCAACCGGGGCTCCCGCGAAGGGGTCGCCGTGGGTCAGGCCTTCACGGTCGGCACGCTTGAAGTGACCACCGATCCGGACAGTGGTGAAGTGCTGGACAGCTCCGTTACCAAGGTGGCCTCCATTAAAGCCGCCACGGTCAAAGAGAAGATTTCAATCTGCGAAGCCGTTGGCGATGGCAGTAAGATTGAAAAAGGCATGGGCATTCAGCCCGCCGAGTAA